From Watersipora subatra chromosome 2, tzWatSuba1.1, whole genome shotgun sequence, one genomic window encodes:
- the LOC137388160 gene encoding uncharacterized protein codes for MDCFGPYTVKDRRIEVKRWGLLLTCMYSRAIHIELLDSMSTDALINALRSFICIRGPVKTICCDNGTNFIGAKNELLASFASLGSGIQNALKDSMIEFKFNAPSASHAGGVWERQIRTVKSVLNAMLPTYTTRMDTMALKTAFYEVMAIVNSRPLSVDNLNKPDEIVLTPNHLITMKPSQPTVVPREFGNQEVYGRKMWQKVQQFAEHFWTEWRNQYFVHINKRQKWTKMERSIAIGDIVLIMDENLPRGQWLTAVVQQVFKDNDALVRRIQLRVANRHLDRQGKKMTEPSVLERPVQKLILLVPAIDS; via the coding sequence ATGGACTGTTTTGGACCATACACAGTTAAGGATCGCCGTATAGAAGTAAAAAGATGGGGTCTCCTTCTGACTTGCATGTATTCTAGGGCTATCCACATAGAGCTCCTGGATTCAATGTCAACAGACGCTCTAATAAATGCTCTTCGCTCCTTTATTTGCATTCGAGGTCCCGTTAAAACAATATGCTGCGACAACGGAACAAATTTTATAGGCGCAAAAAATGAGCTCCTCGCCAGTTTTGCAAGCCTGGGCTCCGGCATTCAAAACGCCTTGAAAGACTCTATGATAGAGTTTAAGTTCAATGCTCCGAGTGCCAGCCACGCCGGTGGCGTGTGGGAGAGGCAGATACGCACAGTTAAGTCTGTGCTCAACGCTATGCTTCCTACCTATACCACAAGAATGGACACGATGGCTCTGAAAACCGCTTTCTACGAAGTCATGGCTATCGTGAATAGCAGGCCACTTAGTGTAGATAATCTCAACAAGCCTGACGAAATAGTGCTCACACCTAATCATTTGATCACTATGAAGCCCAGTCAACCAACTGTAGTTCCAAGAGAATTTGGCAATCAAGAGGTGTATGGCCGTAAAATGTGGCAAAAGGTACAACAATTCGCTGAACACTTCTGGACAGAGTGGCGCAATCAGTACTTTGTTCACATAAACAAACGACAAAAATGGACAAAGATGGAGAGATCCATAGCAATTGGTGACATCGTATTGATAATGGACGAAAATCTACCACGAGGACAATGGCTCACAGCAGTCGTACAGCAGGTGTTCAAGGACAATGATGCCCTGGTACGAAGAATCCAGCTGCGAGTAGCAAACAGACACCTCGACAGACAAGGAAAGAAGATGACGGAACCTTCTGTGCTGGAGAGGCCCGTCCAGAAGTTGATACTTCTTGTGCCAGCAATAGATAGTTAG